The following are encoded together in the Bacillota bacterium genome:
- a CDS encoding glucose-6-phosphate isomerase produces MAVTELPAWRALQAHKREMEKRRMRDLFAADPHRFERYSLQLGDLLFDYSKNLITDETMALLFQLAREAGVPQAIEAMFSGAKLNTTEKRAVLHVALRNRSNRPIYVDGQDVMPAVNAVLEKMRRFVNEVRSGQRRGFTGKPFTDVVGICIGGSHLGPRMLCRSLEPYADGKLRVHFVTNVDPTNITRTLRQVPAETTLFVVASKSFTTQETMVNAQTARRWLVEQLGDEAAVAHHFVAVSTNAKAVRAFGIGEENMFEFWEWVGGRFSMWSAIGLPAALYLGMERFEEVLAGAHAADEHFRTAPLERNIPVIMGLLGVWYINFWDADTHAILPYDDYLAPFCDYMQQIDTESNGKSVTKDGQPVRWNTGPIVWGYPGTDAQHSFFQLLHQGPRLVPCDFFVAAQPPHPVGNHHDVLVAHCFAQSKALMEGKTEEEARAELLAAGVDPADVDLLAKAKTFPGNRPSNTFLYKRLTPHTLGMLCALYEHKVFVQGTIWNINSFDQMGVELGKQLAGTILPKLTEGPIDTGDSSTDGLIAAYRRWRAG; encoded by the coding sequence ATGGCCGTCACGGAACTGCCCGCCTGGCGAGCGTTGCAAGCGCACAAGCGAGAGATGGAAAAGCGCCGCATGCGCGACTTGTTCGCAGCGGACCCGCACCGCTTCGAGCGCTACTCGCTCCAGTTGGGCGACCTGCTCTTTGACTACTCCAAGAACTTGATTACGGACGAGACGATGGCGTTGCTCTTCCAGCTGGCCCGCGAAGCCGGCGTGCCCCAAGCCATCGAGGCCATGTTCTCCGGCGCCAAGCTGAACACGACGGAAAAGCGGGCCGTGCTGCACGTGGCGCTGCGCAACCGGTCCAACCGGCCCATCTACGTGGACGGCCAGGACGTGATGCCGGCCGTCAACGCGGTGCTGGAGAAAATGCGCCGTTTCGTGAATGAGGTGCGCAGCGGCCAGCGGCGAGGCTTTACAGGCAAGCCATTCACGGACGTGGTGGGCATCTGCATCGGCGGCTCGCATCTCGGCCCCCGCATGCTGTGCCGCTCCCTGGAGCCTTACGCCGACGGGAAGCTGCGGGTGCACTTCGTGACCAACGTCGATCCGACCAACATCACCCGCACGCTGCGGCAAGTGCCGGCGGAGACGACGCTGTTCGTCGTCGCCTCGAAGTCGTTCACGACGCAGGAGACGATGGTCAACGCGCAGACGGCGCGGCGCTGGCTGGTCGAGCAGCTCGGCGACGAAGCGGCCGTCGCCCACCACTTCGTAGCGGTGTCCACCAACGCCAAGGCGGTGCGCGCCTTCGGCATCGGCGAGGAAAACATGTTCGAATTTTGGGAGTGGGTCGGCGGGCGCTTCTCCATGTGGTCGGCCATCGGCTTGCCCGCAGCGTTGTATTTGGGCATGGAGCGCTTTGAAGAGGTGCTGGCGGGCGCGCACGCCGCGGACGAGCACTTCCGCACGGCGCCGCTGGAACGCAACATCCCGGTCATCATGGGCCTGCTGGGCGTCTGGTACATCAACTTCTGGGACGCCGACACCCACGCCATTTTGCCCTACGACGACTACCTGGCGCCTTTCTGCGACTACATGCAGCAGATCGACACGGAGAGCAACGGCAAGAGCGTCACGAAAGACGGCCAGCCCGTGCGGTGGAACACGGGTCCCATCGTCTGGGGCTATCCGGGCACCGACGCCCAGCACTCGTTCTTCCAGCTGCTGCATCAAGGCCCGCGCTTGGTGCCGTGCGACTTCTTCGTGGCCGCTCAGCCCCCGCATCCGGTCGGCAATCACCACGACGTGCTGGTGGCCCACTGCTTCGCGCAGTCGAAGGCGCTCATGGAAGGGAAAACGGAGGAAGAAGCCCGGGCCGAGCTGCTGGCGGCGGGGGTCGACCCGGCCGACGTGGACTTGCTGGCCAAGGCCAAGACGTTCCCCGGGAACCGGCCGTCCAATACCTTCCTATACAAGAGGCTGACGCCGCATACGCTGGGCATGCTGTGCGCCTTGTACGAGCACAAGGTGTTCGTGCAAGGGACCATCTGGAACATCAACAGCTTCGACCAGATGGGCGTCGAACTGGGCAAGCAGCTGGCCGGCACGATTTTGCCGAAGCTGACCGAAGGCCCCATCGACACGGGCGACTCCAGCACCGACGGCCTCATCGCCGCCTACCGGCGCTGGCGCGCGGGGTAA
- the galK gene encoding galactokinase, with product MTVDEERLRTLLDTFHARYPFDPAAHPQDAVILVRSPGRVNLIGEHTDYNDGFVMPLAIDRDILLAGRRRRDDVVRVYSLNMAAEAVFRLSDLCAPSPTPSPAPSPPAAASAAQSELAPTRSEGAAAPPAAGSWHRYVAGVLWALREAGCELGGFDATLAGNIPVGAGLSSSAALEVGIAVLVQELFELAVDRATIAKLCQRAENEYVGVQCGIMDQFAVALGRDGYALLLDCRTLDCRYVPLPARHVRLVVADTGVRRALASSEYNTRRSQCEQGVALLRQHLPGIRALRDVSPEAFAALRDRLPGVIARRCSHVISENARVQATAQALANDNFEACGQLMYASHASLRDDYEVSCRELDEMVDIARSVPGVYGARMTGAGFGGCIVSLVRAEAVDALVAAIEAEYPKRTGKTPAVYVVAPSGGAARIL from the coding sequence ATGACCGTTGACGAGGAACGCCTGCGCACGCTGCTGGACACGTTCCACGCCCGCTACCCGTTCGATCCCGCCGCGCACCCGCAGGATGCCGTCATTCTCGTCCGCTCACCAGGCCGCGTCAATCTCATCGGAGAGCATACAGACTACAACGACGGCTTCGTCATGCCGCTGGCCATCGACCGGGACATCTTGCTGGCGGGGCGCCGCCGCCGGGACGACGTGGTGCGAGTGTACTCGCTCAACATGGCGGCGGAAGCCGTCTTCCGCTTGTCTGACCTGTGCGCGCCGTCGCCCACACCGTCTCCCGCACCGTCGCCCCCCGCTGCCGCTTCGGCCGCGCAGAGCGAACTCGCGCCCACGCGGAGCGAAGGAGCGGCCGCGCCGCCCGCGGCGGGAAGCTGGCACCGCTACGTGGCAGGCGTTTTGTGGGCGCTGCGGGAGGCGGGCTGCGAGCTGGGCGGGTTTGACGCAACGCTGGCGGGCAATATTCCTGTAGGAGCCGGTCTCAGCTCGTCGGCAGCCCTGGAGGTCGGCATCGCGGTGCTCGTACAGGAGCTGTTCGAACTCGCCGTGGATCGGGCGACCATCGCCAAGCTGTGCCAGCGGGCGGAGAACGAATACGTAGGCGTTCAATGCGGCATCATGGACCAGTTCGCCGTGGCGCTGGGCCGGGATGGATACGCGTTGCTGCTGGATTGCCGCACGCTGGACTGCCGCTACGTCCCGCTGCCGGCGCGGCACGTGCGCCTCGTGGTGGCGGACACGGGCGTGCGGCGTGCGCTGGCCTCCTCGGAATACAATACACGCCGGAGCCAGTGCGAGCAGGGCGTCGCCTTGCTGCGTCAGCACCTGCCGGGGATTCGGGCGTTGCGGGACGTTTCGCCCGAGGCGTTCGCAGCGCTGCGGGACCGGCTCCCCGGCGTCATCGCCCGTCGCTGCAGCCACGTAATTTCCGAAAACGCGCGCGTGCAGGCGACGGCGCAGGCCCTGGCGAATGACAACTTCGAGGCGTGCGGCCAACTGATGTACGCGTCCCACGCCAGTTTGCGGGACGACTACGAAGTCAGCTGCCGCGAGCTGGACGAAATGGTGGACATCGCGCGGAGCGTGCCCGGCGTCTACGGCGCGCGCATGACCGGCGCGGGCTTCGGCGGCTGCATCGTCAGCCTGGTCCGCGCGGAGGCGGTGGACGCGCTGGTAGCCGCCATCGAGGCGGAATACCCCAAGCGCACCGGCAAGACGCCGGCCGTGTACGTGGTGGCCCCGTCCGGCGGCGCCGCGCGCATCCTGTAG
- the galT gene encoding galactose-1-phosphate uridylyltransferase, producing the protein MSELRWHPFLETWVISATHRQDRPFLPPLEFCPLCPTLPGAEPTEVPAADYEIVVFQNKYPSLRPNPPPPAVEGTALCPVAPAQGECEVVLYTSDHYGTLTRQPLSHLRNLIEVWADRYEELGRRPDVQYVFIFENRGAEVGVTLHHPHGQIYAFPYIPPIPAQELAASRGHFERTGRCLGCDVVADERADGRRVLWEDEHFIAFVPFFARFPFEVHLYPKAHRTAITELSEAERWSFARALKATLVRYDGLWGFPLPYMMAQHQRPTDGAPHDYCHFHVEFYPLHRARDKLKYLAGSETGAGTFIVDLTAEEMAERLLAVPVDEAELRAPNLIGRDGPETGEPEPGVAARGMRDDR; encoded by the coding sequence ATGTCCGAACTGCGTTGGCACCCGTTCTTGGAGACGTGGGTCATCAGCGCCACCCATCGCCAGGACCGGCCTTTCCTGCCGCCGTTGGAGTTTTGCCCCCTCTGCCCGACGCTGCCGGGCGCGGAGCCTACGGAAGTGCCGGCCGCCGACTACGAAATCGTCGTGTTTCAGAACAAATATCCGTCGCTGCGTCCGAATCCGCCGCCGCCCGCGGTGGAAGGCACGGCCCTATGTCCTGTGGCGCCCGCGCAAGGCGAGTGCGAAGTCGTCCTGTACACGTCCGACCACTACGGCACGCTGACGCGCCAGCCCCTGTCGCACCTGCGGAACCTGATCGAGGTGTGGGCCGACCGCTACGAGGAATTGGGCCGCCGGCCCGACGTCCAATACGTGTTCATTTTCGAAAACCGCGGCGCCGAGGTGGGCGTGACGTTGCACCACCCGCACGGGCAAATTTACGCCTTTCCTTACATCCCGCCCATTCCGGCGCAGGAGTTGGCCGCCAGCCGCGGGCACTTCGAGCGCACGGGCCGGTGCCTGGGCTGCGACGTGGTGGCCGACGAGCGGGCCGATGGGCGGCGCGTGCTGTGGGAGGACGAGCATTTCATCGCCTTCGTCCCCTTTTTCGCTCGCTTCCCGTTCGAGGTGCACTTGTATCCGAAAGCGCACCGGACGGCCATCACGGAGTTGAGCGAGGCGGAGCGGTGGTCGTTCGCCCGGGCACTGAAGGCGACGCTGGTGCGCTACGACGGCTTGTGGGGCTTCCCCCTGCCGTACATGATGGCGCAGCACCAGCGCCCCACCGACGGCGCGCCGCACGACTACTGCCACTTCCACGTGGAGTTCTATCCGCTCCACCGCGCGCGAGACAAACTCAAGTACTTGGCCGGCAGCGAAACGGGCGCGGGCACGTTCATCGTCGACCTCACCGCGGAAGAGATGGCCGAGCGCCTGTTGGCCGTGCCGGTGGACGAAGCGGAACTGCGAGCGCCGAACCTGATCGGGCGAGACGGACCTGAAACGGGCGAGCCCGAGCCCGGCGTCGCGGCGAGGGGGATGCGCGATGACCGTTGA
- a CDS encoding Cro/Cl family transcriptional regulator: MPRHLVGGGRRLRRPGRDGPQRRLGVSEATVRHDLAQLERMGVVRRTYGGATLRRGTLFERSFREQEAQYREEKARIAEEAVKLVRPGQMLLLDVGTTTTAIARRLPDLEGLVVCTSGLNIAVELERCRNVTVIVTGGTVRYKQHSLVNPFGTLLISKINADLLFLGCNGISAEYGVTNSNLPEAEIKQAMVRAAKEVVVVADSSKVGNVAAAHIAPLSAVDMLITDSGADPEELERIRKSGVKVVVV, translated from the coding sequence ATGCCGAGGCATCTGGTCGGCGGCGGCCGGCGGCTCCGCCGCCCCGGGCGCGACGGACCGCAGCGGCGCCTCGGCGTGTCCGAGGCCACGGTGCGCCACGACTTGGCTCAGCTGGAGCGAATGGGAGTAGTCCGGCGCACCTACGGCGGCGCGACGCTGCGGCGGGGAACGCTTTTTGAGCGTTCGTTCCGGGAGCAGGAGGCGCAGTACCGCGAGGAAAAGGCTCGCATCGCCGAGGAGGCGGTGAAGCTGGTGCGGCCAGGCCAGATGCTCCTGCTGGACGTGGGCACCACCACGACCGCCATCGCCCGGCGGCTGCCCGACTTGGAAGGCCTCGTGGTCTGCACCAGCGGCCTCAACATCGCGGTAGAACTGGAGCGGTGCCGCAACGTCACCGTCATCGTGACGGGCGGCACCGTGCGCTACAAGCAACACTCGCTGGTCAACCCCTTTGGAACGCTGCTCATCTCCAAGATCAACGCGGATTTGCTTTTCCTCGGCTGCAACGGCATTTCGGCCGAATACGGCGTCACCAATTCCAACCTGCCCGAAGCGGAAATCAAGCAAGCGATGGTTCGCGCCGCCAAAGAAGTGGTGGTAGTCGCTGACAGCAGCAAGGTCGGCAACGTGGCTGCGGCGCACATCGCGCCCTTGTCGGCCGTCGACATGCTGATTACCGACTCGGGCGCGGATCCGGAGGAGTTGGAGCGTATCCGCAAGTCCGGCGTCAAGGTAGTCGTCGTCTGA
- a CDS encoding ABC transporter substrate-binding protein, whose translation MEVHRMKPRWSLLLIGTLLSILLVAPTAALAQATGEVEIFSWWAGDEGPALEAIIREFEARHPGVRINNATVTGGAGVNAKAVLKTRMLGGDPPGTFQVHAGQELIGTWVIARRMEDLTFLFEEQGWFDVFPAGLIDLISTEEGVWSVPVNIHRSNVMWYIPENLERWGVSVPKTWEEFLEIAPVLKAQGVIPLSLGENWTATHLWESVALAVLGPEKWQQLWTGELPFTAPEAVAVWDLFGRILEYTNADAASLSWQQATDMIVTGEAAFNIMGDWAAGYMATTLGLEPGKDYGWAPSPGTEGIFMMLSDSFGLPVGAPNRDGVLEWLRWIGSREAQDIFNPLKGSISPRLDSDLSKYGPYAQSAARDWQTNVIVGSLAHGVVANEQFMNDFATVMEIFLATRNSQAAANAAQAIAIQSGIGR comes from the coding sequence ATGGAGGTGCACCGCATGAAGCCTCGCTGGTCGCTGTTGCTGATCGGTACTCTTCTGTCGATCTTGCTCGTGGCTCCCACCGCGGCGCTCGCCCAGGCCACCGGGGAAGTGGAGATCTTCTCCTGGTGGGCGGGCGACGAGGGGCCGGCGCTGGAAGCGATCATCCGCGAGTTTGAGGCCCGCCATCCGGGCGTGCGCATCAACAACGCCACGGTGACGGGCGGCGCGGGCGTGAACGCCAAGGCCGTGCTGAAGACGCGCATGCTGGGCGGCGATCCGCCGGGCACGTTCCAGGTGCACGCCGGGCAGGAGCTCATCGGCACCTGGGTTATCGCGCGGCGCATGGAGGACCTGACCTTCCTCTTCGAGGAGCAAGGCTGGTTCGACGTGTTCCCGGCCGGGCTCATCGACCTGATCAGCACCGAGGAAGGCGTCTGGTCGGTGCCGGTCAACATCCACCGCTCCAACGTGATGTGGTACATCCCCGAGAATTTGGAGCGGTGGGGCGTGAGCGTGCCCAAGACGTGGGAGGAGTTCCTCGAGATCGCGCCGGTCTTGAAGGCGCAGGGCGTCATCCCGCTGTCGTTGGGCGAGAACTGGACCGCCACGCACCTGTGGGAGAGCGTCGCGCTGGCGGTGCTGGGCCCGGAGAAGTGGCAGCAGCTGTGGACGGGCGAGCTGCCGTTCACGGCGCCGGAAGCCGTGGCGGTGTGGGATCTGTTCGGCCGAATCCTTGAGTACACCAACGCGGACGCCGCGTCGCTGTCGTGGCAGCAGGCAACGGACATGATCGTCACGGGCGAGGCGGCGTTCAACATTATGGGCGACTGGGCGGCGGGCTATATGGCCACCACCCTGGGCCTGGAGCCGGGCAAGGACTACGGCTGGGCGCCATCGCCGGGCACGGAAGGCATCTTCATGATGCTGTCCGACTCGTTCGGCCTGCCGGTGGGCGCGCCGAACCGCGACGGCGTGCTGGAGTGGCTGCGCTGGATCGGCAGCCGCGAGGCGCAGGACATCTTCAACCCGCTGAAGGGCTCCATCAGCCCGCGGCTGGACAGCGACTTGTCCAAGTACGGCCCGTACGCGCAGAGCGCAGCCCGTGACTGGCAGACCAACGTCATCGTCGGTAGCCTGGCGCACGGCGTCGTGGCCAACGAGCAGTTCATGAACGACTTCGCGACGGTCATGGAGATCTTCCTGGCGACCCGCAACAGCCAGGCTGCGGCCAACGCCGCACAGGCTATCGCGATTCAGTCGGGCATCGGCCGGTAA
- a CDS encoding glucose transporter, producing MKSRQDRLIAIAMITPSLILLAVFVYGFIGQTLYVSMSDWGRQAALALDPDISFIGLDNFRELFTGLLDVRFRQDLVNMLAFSVLFVAGCLLMGLVLATLLEQGIRGEGFFRTVFLFPMSLSFIVTGTIWRWMLQPRGGVNVLPTLVGLPRIEFAWLTSRDQVWQWNWQDVPQILGILAAVTCLVLAARWWLTGGRTKAVVAGVLAAAALVWTFTVAVRIEVLPFPEYHGFNLALIGIVVAAVWQMSGYTMALFLAGLRGIPDELREAARVDGCSWWQMYRYVELPLLKPIIWSAVIILGHIALKAFDLVFVMAGPDNAATSVPAISMYLTTFRGNQFGKGAAIAVVLLVLVSLLIIPYLVSTFRSRGEA from the coding sequence ATGAAGTCCCGTCAAGACCGCCTCATCGCCATTGCCATGATTACTCCCTCGCTCATCCTGCTGGCCGTCTTCGTCTACGGCTTCATCGGACAGACCCTGTACGTGTCGATGTCCGACTGGGGGCGGCAGGCGGCCTTGGCCCTCGATCCAGACATTTCGTTTATCGGCCTGGACAATTTCCGCGAGCTGTTCACCGGCTTGCTCGACGTGCGCTTCCGGCAAGACCTGGTGAACATGCTGGCGTTCTCCGTCCTGTTTGTCGCCGGCTGTCTCCTGATGGGGTTGGTGCTGGCGACGCTGCTGGAGCAGGGCATTCGCGGCGAGGGATTCTTCCGCACCGTCTTCCTGTTCCCGATGTCGCTGTCGTTTATCGTGACGGGCACCATCTGGCGCTGGATGCTGCAGCCGAGAGGCGGCGTCAACGTGCTGCCCACCCTGGTGGGCCTGCCGCGCATCGAGTTCGCGTGGCTGACGAGCCGCGATCAGGTGTGGCAGTGGAACTGGCAAGATGTGCCGCAAATTCTGGGCATTCTCGCCGCCGTCACGTGCCTCGTCCTGGCGGCCCGGTGGTGGCTGACGGGCGGGCGCACGAAGGCGGTGGTGGCGGGCGTGCTGGCGGCGGCCGCGCTGGTGTGGACGTTTACGGTGGCCGTCCGGATCGAAGTGCTACCGTTTCCGGAGTACCACGGCTTCAACCTGGCGCTGATCGGCATCGTCGTCGCGGCGGTCTGGCAGATGTCCGGCTACACCATGGCGCTCTTCTTGGCGGGGCTGCGCGGCATTCCCGACGAGCTGCGCGAGGCGGCGCGGGTCGACGGCTGCTCGTGGTGGCAGATGTACCGCTACGTGGAGCTGCCGCTGCTGAAGCCGATCATTTGGAGCGCCGTCATCATCCTGGGCCACATCGCCCTCAAGGCGTTCGACCTGGTATTCGTCATGGCCGGTCCGGACAACGCCGCCACCAGCGTGCCGGCCATCTCCATGTACTTGACGACGTTCCGCGGCAACCAGTTCGGCAAAGGTGCGGCCATCGCCGTCGTGCTGCTGGTGCTGGTGTCGCTGCTGATCATTCCATATCTGGTCTCCACGTTCCGTTCGCGGGGTGAGGCGTGA
- a CDS encoding ABC transporter permease produces the protein MAVRGAQWKRVLLYAVLVLLAAAYLMPLYMTIATSLKAPADIRLDTAWEFPRRPYWESYVVAWQRFAPQLRNSFVLAVTATILSTIMGSMNGYVLSKWRFRGSEIIFPLILFGMFIPYQSILIPLFQFLRATGLYGGLPGLILCHVVYGLPITTLIFRNFYVQIPNDLLESAMLDGAGFFGIYGRIILPLSVPGFVVTVIWQFTQIWNEFLWAVTLTRPAAQPITVALANLAGGQAVQWNLPMAGSVLAAIPTVLIYIFLGRYFIRGLLAGSLKG, from the coding sequence ATGGCCGTGCGCGGCGCGCAGTGGAAAAGAGTGTTGCTGTATGCGGTGCTGGTCTTGCTGGCGGCGGCGTATCTGATGCCGCTGTACATGACCATCGCCACGAGCTTGAAGGCGCCCGCCGACATTCGCCTCGACACCGCCTGGGAGTTCCCGCGGCGGCCGTACTGGGAAAGCTATGTCGTCGCGTGGCAGCGCTTCGCGCCGCAGCTGCGCAACAGCTTCGTCCTGGCCGTGACCGCCACCATTCTTTCCACTATTATGGGGTCCATGAACGGATACGTGCTCTCCAAGTGGCGCTTCCGCGGCTCGGAGATCATTTTCCCGCTCATCCTGTTCGGCATGTTCATCCCGTACCAGAGCATCTTGATCCCGCTGTTTCAGTTCTTGCGCGCGACGGGGCTGTACGGCGGGCTGCCCGGTCTCATCCTCTGCCACGTGGTGTACGGACTGCCCATCACGACCCTCATTTTCCGGAACTTCTACGTGCAGATCCCCAACGACCTGCTGGAGTCGGCCATGCTGGACGGGGCGGGCTTCTTCGGCATCTACGGGCGCATCATTCTTCCGCTGTCTGTGCCCGGCTTCGTCGTGACGGTCATCTGGCAGTTCACGCAGATTTGGAACGAATTCCTGTGGGCGGTGACGCTGACCCGGCCGGCCGCGCAGCCCATCACCGTGGCGCTGGCCAACCTGGCGGGCGGACAGGCGGTGCAGTGGAATTTGCCCATGGCCGGCTCGGTGCTGGCCGCGATCCCCACGGTCCTCATCTACATCTTCCTCGGGCGCTACTTCATCCGCGGCCTGCTGGCCGGCTCGCTCAAGGGCTGA
- a CDS encoding F0F1 ATP synthase subunit beta has product MAAGKVGRVVRVRGSVVDAVFDGELPRLNNLLEIRAEDRVIRAEALLHVDQRTVRAVTFSDPFGIARGDLVVDTGEPLRIPVHRKLLGRMLNLFGEPIDGGPPVAEPGDPEVEWRSIHQPPLPLSRQVAGQSTFETGIKVIDLLAPLERGGKAGLFGGAGVGKTVLITEMIHNVVGAYEGISVFCGIGERSREGEELYREMRQAGVLDHSVLVFGQMNEAPGARFRVGHTALTIAEYFRDVEGRDVLLLIDNIFRFIQAGQEVSGMLGRFPSRVGYQPTLASELAALQERICSSRHGSITSVQAVYVPADDMTDPAAAHTFQHLSASIVLSRKRAAEGLYPAVSPLESNSKALAPNIVGKEHYEVAQKVRQTLAEYEALKDIIAMLGIEELSQRDRMLVNRARRLERFLTQPFFTTEHFTGQPGRYVPLEKTIEGCRRILNDEFADYPEQALYMIGEIDEAHEKRERLLRAAQAAEAAH; this is encoded by the coding sequence TTGGCTGCGGGAAAGGTCGGTCGCGTCGTGCGCGTGCGCGGCTCCGTCGTCGATGCGGTATTCGACGGCGAGCTGCCGCGCCTGAACAACCTGCTGGAGATTCGCGCGGAAGATCGCGTCATCCGGGCCGAGGCCCTCTTGCACGTGGACCAGCGCACCGTGCGGGCGGTGACATTTTCAGACCCGTTCGGCATCGCGCGCGGCGATCTGGTGGTGGATACGGGCGAGCCGCTGCGCATTCCGGTGCACCGCAAGCTGCTCGGCCGGATGCTGAACTTGTTCGGCGAGCCCATCGACGGCGGGCCGCCGGTGGCCGAGCCGGGCGACCCGGAGGTGGAGTGGCGCTCCATCCACCAGCCGCCGTTGCCGTTGTCGCGGCAGGTGGCAGGCCAGTCCACGTTCGAGACCGGCATCAAGGTCATCGACTTGCTCGCGCCGCTGGAACGGGGCGGCAAGGCGGGGCTGTTCGGCGGCGCCGGCGTGGGGAAGACGGTGCTCATCACCGAGATGATCCACAACGTCGTCGGGGCGTACGAAGGCATCAGCGTCTTCTGCGGCATCGGCGAGCGCTCCCGGGAAGGAGAAGAGCTGTACCGGGAGATGCGACAGGCAGGCGTGCTGGACCACTCGGTGCTGGTGTTCGGCCAGATGAACGAGGCGCCGGGCGCGCGCTTTCGCGTCGGCCATACGGCGCTGACCATCGCCGAGTATTTCCGGGACGTGGAAGGGCGCGACGTGCTGCTGCTCATCGACAACATCTTCCGCTTCATCCAGGCGGGCCAGGAAGTATCGGGCATGCTGGGCCGCTTCCCGTCGCGCGTCGGGTACCAGCCCACGCTGGCCTCGGAGCTCGCGGCGCTGCAGGAGCGCATCTGCAGCAGTCGCCACGGCAGCATCACCTCGGTCCAGGCCGTGTACGTGCCGGCCGATGACATGACCGATCCCGCCGCGGCCCACACGTTCCAGCACTTGTCGGCGTCCATTGTCTTGTCCCGCAAGCGCGCGGCGGAAGGCCTGTACCCGGCGGTTTCGCCGCTGGAGTCCAACTCCAAGGCGCTGGCGCCCAACATCGTGGGGAAAGAGCACTACGAAGTGGCGCAGAAAGTGCGGCAGACGCTGGCCGAGTATGAGGCGCTGAAAGACATCATCGCCATGCTGGGCATCGAGGAGCTGTCGCAGCGGGACCGGATGCTGGTCAACCGGGCGCGGCGCTTGGAACGCTTCCTCACCCAGCCTTTCTTCACTACCGAGCACTTCACGGGCCAGCCGGGCCGGTACGTGCCGCTGGAGAAAACCATCGAAGGCTGCCGGCGCATCCTCAACGACGAATTCGCCGACTACCCGGAGCAGGCGCTCTACATGATCGGAGAAATCGACGAGGCCCATGAGAAGCGGGAGCGGCTGCTGCGGGCGGCGCAGGCGGCGGAGGCGGCGCACTGA
- a CDS encoding ATP synthase subunit I has protein sequence MTGDTWWAARIGVAAAAGFALGWVYFWGLWWTSRRIARVRRPWLLLGVSYVVRMAVLLLGVWLATRGRLPETAVCVAGILLARQVVVGAVRRGWPEETPS, from the coding sequence ATGACGGGGGATACGTGGTGGGCGGCCCGTATCGGCGTGGCGGCTGCGGCCGGGTTCGCCCTGGGCTGGGTGTATTTTTGGGGCCTGTGGTGGACGAGCCGGCGCATCGCTCGGGTGCGCAGGCCGTGGCTGCTGTTGGGCGTGTCGTACGTGGTGCGCATGGCGGTGCTGCTGCTGGGCGTGTGGCTGGCGACGCGCGGCAGGCTGCCGGAGACGGCTGTCTGCGTAGCGGGCATCTTGCTGGCGCGTCAAGTCGTCGTCGGCGCCGTGCGGCGCGGATGGCCGGAGGAAACGCCCAGTTGA
- a CDS encoding F0F1 ATP synthase subunit A, with protein MQIELSLSFWETMVNTWIVMALLVGLSAWITRDLRAEMPVSRKQQVLEIIVETMENQISELAGGQGRTYLPFIGTLFLFIAMSNLLTMFPSVSRLLGLEFDVYSAPTGSLNTTAALALCVFFAVPFFSIRERGVLHWLKTYIQPSVFVLPFNIIGDVTRTLALAMRLFGNMMSGGVIVAILLAIAPFVFPVIMQLLGQVMGFIQAYIFAVLAMVYIASAVQVEQQRIERHAEERGG; from the coding sequence ATGCAAATCGAGCTGTCGCTCAGTTTCTGGGAGACCATGGTCAACACGTGGATCGTCATGGCGCTGCTGGTGGGGCTGTCGGCGTGGATCACCCGTGATTTGCGGGCCGAGATGCCGGTGTCGCGCAAGCAGCAGGTGCTGGAGATTATCGTGGAGACCATGGAAAACCAGATCAGCGAACTGGCGGGCGGACAAGGACGTACGTACTTGCCGTTCATCGGCACGCTGTTTCTGTTTATCGCGATGTCCAACCTGCTGACCATGTTTCCGTCCGTCAGCCGCCTGCTCGGGCTCGAGTTCGACGTATACTCGGCGCCCACGGGGTCGCTCAACACCACGGCGGCGCTGGCGCTGTGCGTCTTTTTTGCCGTGCCGTTTTTCTCCATCCGGGAGCGGGGCGTGCTGCACTGGCTGAAGACGTACATTCAGCCCAGCGTCTTCGTGCTGCCGTTCAACATCATCGGCGACGTGACCCGCACGCTGGCTCTGGCCATGCGCCTGTTCGGCAACATGATGAGCGGCGGCGTCATCGTGGCGATTCTCTTGGCCATCGCGCCGTTCGTGTTTCCGGTCATCATGCAGCTTCTGGGCCAAGTGATGGGATTCATTCAGGCGTACATCTTCGCGGTGCTGGCCATGGTGTACATCGCTTCGGCGGTGCAGGTGGAGCAGCAGCGTATCGAGCGGCACGCGGAGGAGCGCGGCGGGTAG
- the atpE gene encoding ATP synthase F0 subunit C: MELDPRVVVAGLSIIFSSFAVAIASIGNALGQGRALADALTAIAQQPDASNVISRTLFVGLAMIETTAIYCFVIALILLFANPFWSFFLGR, encoded by the coding sequence ATGGAACTAGATCCGAGGGTCGTCGTGGCTGGATTGTCCATCATCTTTTCCTCATTCGCCGTGGCCATCGCTTCCATCGGGAACGCGCTTGGCCAAGGTCGGGCGCTGGCCGACGCCCTGACCGCCATCGCGCAGCAGCCGGACGCGTCCAACGTTATTTCCCGGACGCTGTTCGTCGGTCTCGCCATGATCGAGACGACGGCCATTTACTGCTTCGTCATCGCGCTGATTTTGCTGTTCGCGAATCCGTTCTGGTCGTTCTTTCTCGGCCGGTAG